The following proteins are co-located in the Corynebacterium kalinowskii genome:
- a CDS encoding solute symporter family protein yields the protein MNYILAAEEQVSTGNPILNISIFVLFIVATMTIVVRATRQTSQKGSDFYTGGASFTGWQNGLAISGDYLSAAAFLGVTGAIALSGYDGFLYSVAFLIALLVAMVLVAEPLRNTGKFTMADVLSFRLNQKPVRMAAAISTLSISLFYLIAQMAGAGGLVALLLGINGKAAQAIVVAIVGVLMIVYVLVGGMKGTTYVQMIKAVLLVGGSIIITILTFVAVKGGFNAVLEAAVANHPKGDAILDPGLKYGKNTLTKLDFISLGLALVFGTSGLPHVLMRFYTVPTAKEARRSIVWTTAIVAVFFLMTVIMGYGAAALVGADQIANAPGGANSAVLLLSSKVGGTIFMACISAVAFATILAVVAGLAITASASVAHDIYNSVLRDGKASEEEQVRVSRITVVVIGILAIVMGIGAMGQNIAFLVALAFGIAAAANLPTILYSLYWKKFNTTGALFSIYGGLLTSIILIIFSPAVSGAKTAMLPNMDFAWFPLTNPSIIAIPVGFLMGIIGTYLGKPDNFPLKRAEMEVRSLTGVGVEKAVQH from the coding sequence ATGAATTACATTCTCGCAGCCGAAGAGCAGGTCTCCACCGGCAATCCAATCCTGAACATCTCGATTTTCGTGCTGTTCATCGTGGCAACGATGACCATCGTTGTCCGAGCAACCCGTCAGACCTCCCAGAAGGGTTCCGATTTCTACACCGGCGGCGCTTCCTTCACCGGCTGGCAGAACGGTCTCGCCATCTCCGGCGACTACCTTTCCGCAGCTGCCTTCCTGGGTGTCACCGGCGCTATCGCACTGAGCGGCTACGACGGCTTCCTGTACTCCGTCGCCTTCCTTATCGCACTGCTGGTGGCCATGGTTCTCGTGGCCGAGCCGCTGCGTAACACCGGTAAGTTCACTATGGCTGACGTGCTGTCTTTCCGCCTCAACCAGAAGCCAGTCCGCATGGCGGCGGCAATCTCCACCCTGTCGATCTCCCTGTTCTACCTCATCGCCCAAATGGCCGGTGCAGGTGGACTCGTCGCCCTGCTGCTGGGTATCAACGGTAAGGCCGCGCAGGCTATCGTCGTTGCCATCGTGGGCGTGCTGATGATTGTGTACGTTCTGGTCGGCGGCATGAAGGGCACCACCTACGTCCAGATGATTAAGGCTGTGCTCCTCGTCGGCGGTTCCATCATCATCACGATCCTGACCTTCGTCGCGGTCAAGGGTGGCTTCAACGCTGTGCTGGAAGCAGCCGTGGCTAACCACCCGAAGGGCGACGCAATTCTCGACCCAGGCCTGAAGTATGGCAAGAACACCCTGACCAAGCTCGACTTCATCTCCCTTGGTCTCGCCCTGGTCTTTGGTACTTCTGGTCTGCCGCACGTCCTGATGCGTTTCTACACCGTGCCTACCGCTAAGGAAGCACGCCGCTCCATCGTCTGGACCACCGCTATCGTCGCCGTGTTCTTCCTCATGACCGTCATCATGGGCTACGGCGCAGCTGCCCTCGTCGGCGCTGACCAGATTGCCAACGCTCCAGGTGGCGCAAACTCCGCAGTCCTCCTGCTGTCCTCCAAGGTCGGCGGCACCATCTTCATGGCTTGTATCTCCGCAGTCGCGTTCGCTACGATCCTCGCTGTGGTCGCAGGCCTGGCCATCACCGCTTCCGCTTCGGTGGCGCACGACATCTACAACTCCGTGCTGCGCGACGGTAAGGCCTCCGAAGAGGAGCAGGTCCGGGTTTCCCGCATCACCGTTGTGGTCATCGGTATCCTCGCCATCGTCATGGGCATCGGTGCCATGGGCCAGAACATCGCCTTCCTGGTGGCGCTCGCCTTCGGTATCGCGGCAGCCGCAAACCTTCCGACGATCCTGTACTCCCTGTACTGGAAGAAGTTCAACACCACCGGCGCTCTGTTCTCCATCTACGGTGGCTTGTTGACCTCGATCATCCTGATCATCTTCTCACCGGCAGTGTCCGGCGCGAAGACCGCCATGCTCCCGAATATGGACTTCGCATGGTTCCCGCTGACCAACCCATCGATCATCGCGATCCCGGTCGGATTCCTCATGGGCATCATCGGCACGTACCTCGGCAAGCCGGATAACTTCCCGCTCAAGCGCGCTGAGATGGAAGTCCGTTCC
- a CDS encoding DUF485 domain-containing protein, translating to MKSTTPTSEEFLEVSESAQFLELRSTFRKFAFPLTFAFLAWFIFYIVTATFATDFVSQRLYGAINVGMVLGLAQFATAGLVTWIYVRFADTKLDPATAALRDSMTNTTPESPVA from the coding sequence ATGAAATCCACAACTCCAACTTCTGAAGAGTTCCTTGAGGTCAGCGAATCTGCCCAGTTCCTCGAACTGCGCAGCACGTTCCGGAAGTTTGCCTTCCCTTTGACCTTCGCATTCCTTGCATGGTTCATCTTCTACATCGTCACGGCAACCTTTGCCACCGACTTTGTCTCTCAGCGTCTGTACGGCGCCATCAACGTCGGTATGGTCCTCGGCCTGGCGCAGTTCGCCACGGCCGGCCTCGTTACGTGGATCTACGTCCGATTCGCTGATACCAAGCTCGATCCGGCAACTGCTGCCCTTCGTGACTCCATGACCAATACCACCCCAGAAAGCCCGGTGGCCTAA